The proteins below come from a single Dehalococcoidia bacterium genomic window:
- a CDS encoding polyprenol monophosphomannose synthase — MRVVAMLPTYNEAGSIRACIEQILALPVEAGVVVADDQSPDGTGQIADQLAAEHPGRVFVLHRTGPRGRGVAGIDGFQFCVQLPVDYVVEMDADLQHDPADIPRLVAAADRTGAEIVVGSRYVPGGGEVNRGLTRRIVSRLANTYLRLTLGLSLRDCSSGYRLFRRDALAALDLATMSASGPWILQEVLWRAKQRNYRIVEIPIRFQERTAGESKLNLAILLRSLITPFVLRRSAPLGERA; from the coding sequence GTGCGCGTCGTTGCGATGCTTCCAACCTATAACGAGGCGGGGTCGATCCGCGCCTGCATCGAGCAGATCCTCGCCTTGCCAGTCGAGGCAGGTGTTGTGGTTGCAGACGACCAGTCACCGGACGGAACCGGCCAGATCGCCGACCAGCTCGCCGCCGAGCATCCCGGGCGCGTCTTTGTTCTCCACCGCACTGGCCCGCGAGGCCGCGGGGTCGCGGGGATCGACGGGTTTCAGTTCTGCGTCCAGCTTCCGGTCGACTATGTCGTTGAGATGGACGCCGACCTGCAGCACGACCCGGCGGACATTCCGCGTCTTGTCGCGGCCGCCGACCGGACCGGCGCCGAGATCGTTGTCGGCTCTCGCTATGTTCCCGGCGGAGGCGAGGTGAACCGCGGTCTCACCCGCCGGATCGTTTCGCGGCTTGCGAACACCTATCTTCGGCTGACGCTCGGCCTGTCGCTCCGCGACTGCTCCTCCGGCTACCGCCTGTTCCGGCGCGATGCCTTAGCCGCGCTCGACCTCGCGACGATGTCGGCCAGCGGTCCTTGGATCCTGCAGGAAGTGCTGTGGCGTGCCAAGCAACGAAACTATCGGATCGTCGAGATCCCAATCCGGTTTCAGGAGCGGACTGCCGGCGAATCGAAATTGAACCTTGCGATCTTGCTTCGGAGCTTGATCACCCCCTTTGTGCTGCGTCGGTCCGCTCCGCTCGGTGAGCGCGCTTGA
- a CDS encoding flippase-like domain-containing protein yields the protein MNNRLRIAGGFAVTAVLLWLAVRDVDFAQVGQIFAHAQLGWVVPAVCCVSLGYLVRTRRWGSLLAPIKRVPFPVLFSALILGFAANNVLPARMGEFVRAHLIGTKAGLSRSTAFSTIVVERVFDGLTLLAFMGILLLLFPLRGELPEIRLVMIASSVIFLSVGAAIVLLLLNERLALALARAVLRRFPASLASRADRLLTNLLNGLQALRVRRHLGAIIILSVIVWSLEASGYFFVLEALAVPLSIEQQALAALFLLVFVNLGIMIPSAPGYIGTFQLFAKIALSAFGVGATLGFSVAILAHAIQYFLVTGAGLAVFVREHLTLSTIVPPAALEPPLGEPTSE from the coding sequence TTGAACAATCGGCTTCGGATCGCGGGCGGGTTCGCCGTCACCGCGGTGCTCCTCTGGCTGGCGGTCCGCGATGTCGACTTCGCCCAGGTGGGGCAGATCTTCGCCCACGCGCAGCTTGGCTGGGTTGTTCCGGCAGTTTGCTGCGTCTCCCTCGGCTACCTCGTCCGGACCCGCCGCTGGGGATCGCTTCTTGCCCCGATTAAGCGCGTGCCGTTCCCAGTCCTCTTCAGCGCGCTCATCCTGGGCTTCGCGGCAAACAATGTCCTGCCGGCGCGCATGGGGGAATTCGTGCGGGCGCACCTCATCGGCACTAAGGCCGGGCTCAGCCGTTCGACCGCATTTTCCACCATCGTTGTCGAGCGCGTGTTCGACGGGCTGACGCTGCTGGCCTTCATGGGGATACTCCTGCTGCTGTTCCCGCTGCGGGGCGAACTGCCGGAGATCCGGCTCGTGATGATCGCCAGTTCGGTCATCTTTCTTTCGGTCGGAGCCGCGATCGTCCTGCTCCTGCTGAACGAGCGCCTTGCGCTCGCGCTTGCGCGCGCGGTGCTGCGGCGTTTTCCTGCGTCCCTTGCCAGCCGCGCCGACCGTCTTCTCACCAATCTGCTCAACGGGCTTCAGGCGCTGCGCGTGCGACGCCATCTCGGCGCGATCATCATCCTCTCGGTGATCGTCTGGTCGCTCGAGGCATCAGGCTATTTCTTCGTCCTCGAAGCGCTCGCCGTGCCCCTTTCGATCGAGCAGCAGGCGTTGGCGGCGCTCTTTCTGCTGGTCTTTGTCAATCTCGGGATCATGATCCCCTCGGCACCCGGCTACATCGGCACCTTCCAGCTATTCGCCAAGATCGCGCTCTCTGCCTTCGGCGTCGGCGCAACCCTGGGCTTCTCGGTGGCGATCTTGGCGCATGCGATCCAATATTTCCTCGTGACAGGGGCTGGGCTCGCCGTCTTTGTCCGAGAGCATCTCACGCTCAGCACGATCGTCCCGCCTGCTGCGCTGGAGCCACCGCTTGGCGAGCCGACCAGCGAGTGA